A part of Haliotis asinina isolate JCU_RB_2024 chromosome 10, JCU_Hal_asi_v2, whole genome shotgun sequence genomic DNA contains:
- the LOC137298401 gene encoding ubiquitin-conjugating enzyme E2 Z-like: protein MATALEDTLDLVATDEGPSLKWPHWDPCHCKDWDKEKPTQQCILRIKRDIMTIYNEPPPGMCIVPDKEDITKIHALITGPFDTPYEGGFFYFLIRCPPDYPIHPPRVKLMTTGDGRVRFNPNLYKNGKVCLSIIGTWSGPAWSPAQSLSTVLISIQSLLNEKPYHNEPGFERERNAGDAKRYNEIICHETLRVAVCDMLDDHSVCPSALKEVMEKSFPTYYDYYESICTKYSHQQGQTMQDPFGERRGIFDYQGIKERLDIIKAKLDEKLDNSSDNDDLSDSETETAAASQS from the exons ATGGCGACTGCTTTGGAAGATACGCTGGACCTTGTAGCAACAGATGAAGGGCCTTCTCTCAAATGGCCCCACTGGGACCCATGTCACTGTAAAGACTGGGACAAAGAAAAGCCTACGCAGCAATGTATTCTCAGAATTAAACG AGATATCATGACCATCTACAATGAGCCGCCCCCAGGGATGTGCATTGTGCCTGACAAGGAAGACATCACAAAG ATCCATGCCTTGATAACTGGCCCGTTTGACACCCCATATGAAGGCGGATTCTTCTATTTCCTCATCCGTTGCCCGCCAGACTACCCCATCCACCCCCCTCGTGTCAAGCTGATGACAACAGGGGATGGGCGTGTCCGTTTCAACCCTAACCTCTACAAGAACGGGAAAGTGTGCCTTAGTATCATTGG AACCTGGTCTGGTCCTGCTTGGAGCCCCGCCCAGAGTCTGTCCACAGTTCTCATATCAATCCAGTCTTTGCTCAACGAGAAGCCCTACCACAACGAACCTGGCTTTGAAAGG GAAAGGAATGCAGGTGACGCCAAGCGCTACAATGAGATCATCTGTCACGAGACGTTGCGAGTGGCTGTGTGCGATATGCTGGATGATCATTCAGTCTGTCCCTCAGCTCTCAA GGAGGTGATGGAGAAGTCGTTCCCAACATACTACGACTACTATGAGTCCATCTGCACCAAGTACAGCCACCAGCAGGGACAGACCATGCAG GATCCCTTCGGAGAAAGACGTGGGATATTCGACTACCAAGGTATAAAGGAGAGACTGGATATAATAAAAGCCAAGCTTGATGAAAAGTTGGACAATTCCTCTGATAATGACGACCTGTCTGATTCAGAAACAGAGACTGCTGCTGCCTCCCAGAGCTGA
- the LOC137298197 gene encoding uncharacterized protein: MAGLSFEDLLKVEGCMDVPLDVDIPDSLFDIDNSSCEIIQADTTGNKCQKKSPFHESDSGMSEDFNSVDLNSPQSVTDSSGKMLDEFVDALEFEPFCHGADKDLSDYFCSTSKSESEEDCQYTDISNNHPVKTLMTQTSVSSSRSGSPDIPVKSLRNRVVQANGKAASVSSKTVCKSPPHDSVTSSQPTGIQSVKVLKVIKTSGTANTATEVLKALDDRNKKNAVQAKINREKKKMYIKCLEDQVSDLTTTNGQLKVENDSIKHKNTALEEEVQYLRAVLANESSLSSLLGNIQNVQNVELRSSFASRKRSAAIDHDYTPSKKSKQPCSTAGVCLHVDNDTVSLEFCSKCSKMAKSSDED, from the coding sequence ATGGCGGGTTTATCGTTCGAAGATTTACTGAAAGTTGAGGGTTGTATGGATGTTCCTCTAGATGTGGACATCCCAGATAGCTTGTTTGATATAGATAATTCCTCATGTGAAATTATTCAGGCAGACACGACCGGTAACAAGTGCCAGAAGAAGTCGCCATTCCATGAATCGGACAGTGGCATGTCAGAGGACTTTAACAGTGTAGATTTGAACAGCCCCCAGAGCGTTACAGATTCATCAGGGAAAATGCTGGATGAATTTGTGGACGCTCTAGAGTTTGAACCGTTTTGTCATGGTGCAGATAAGGACCTCTCTGACTATTTTTGTTCTACCTCAAAGTCAGAATCTGAGGAAGATTGTCAATATACAGATATCAGCAACAACCATCCAGTAAAAACTCTCATGACTCAAACATCCGTGTCCAGTTCTAGGTCAGGTtcaccagacattccagtgaagtCACTACGAAATAGGGTGGTTCAGGCAAACGGCAAGGCTGCTTCTGTTTCCTCCAAAACTGTTTGTAAGTCACCGCCACATGACAGTGTGACATCCTCCCAACCAACTGGTATTCAGTCTGTGAAGGTTTTGAAAGTTATTAAAACCTCTGGTACTGCCAACACAGCAACAGAGGTGTTGAAGGCTTTGGACGACCGCAACAAGAAAAATGCAGTTCAGGCTAAAATCAACAGGGAGAAAAAGAAGATGTATATCAAATGCCTTGAGGACCAAGTCTCTGATCTCACAACTACGAATGGTCAGTTGAAAGTGGAGAATGACTCGATCAAGCATAAAAACACTGCCCTGGAGGAGGAGGTTCAGTACCTGCGAGCTGTGCTGGCAAATGAAAGCAGCTTGTCCAGTCTGCTTGGTAACATTCagaatgttcaaaatgttgaacTGAGATCTTCATTTGCCTCCCGCAAGCGCAGTGCAGCTATTGACCATGATTACACTCCCAGCAAGAAAAGCAAGCAACCTTGCTCAactgctggtgtgtgtctgcatgtggACAATGACACAGTATCTTTGGAATTCTGTTCTAAGTGTTCTAAGATGGCAAAATCAAGTGATGAAGATTGA
- the LOC137298762 gene encoding uncharacterized protein has protein sequence MNDDDDDDDDDDDDDDDKITDAGKIGSDDIPKDYSGTEWTNLDYLGTDILIMQKKEVSSRTSGRNSVDERGDNLGEETTKPHFLSIDDILRDKHTDKGNSEISRNDLTKYDVARSSLRVPGVTDHCVSDVDSPRPDVFGSSLPSLDYMAYARSPQILSYPYSLARPLGVFQSTSWLCQSLYQRQAYIEAQRSSRRQRRVNIDRKPRQAYSTKQLERLEEEFKTDRYLSVSKRIELSKHLELTETQIKTWFQNRRTKWKKQMAAKLKRDGLLSAHMWPLTSYPLHLHQPIHQPVHPNPLFHL, from the exons atgaatgatgatgatgatgatgatgatgatgatgatgatgatgatgatgacaag ATAACTGATGCTGGCAAAATCGGATCAGACGATATCCCGAAAGACTATAGTGGTACTGAATGGACTAACCTGGACTACTTGGGAACAG ACATTTTGATAATGCAGAAAAAGGAGGTGAGCTCTCGAACGTCCGGCCGCAACTCTGTGGACGAGAGGGGAGATAATTTGGGAGAAGAAACTACGAAGCCTCACTTCTTATCTATTGACGACATTCTGAGAGATAAACACACAGACAAGGGTAACAGTGAAATCTCTCGAAATGACCTGACAAAGTATGACGTTGCAAGATCGTCGCTGCGAGTCCCTGGAGTGACCGATCACTGTGTGTCCGATGTGGATAGCCCAAGGCCGGACGTGTTTGGCTCCAGTCTTCCCTCACTGGACTACATGGCATACGCCCGTTCTCCACAGATCCTGTCCTACCCCTACTCGCTAGCCAGGCCCTTAGGTGTCTTCCAGTCCACATCGTGGCTGTGTCAGTCACTGTATCAGAGGCAGGCATACATAGAAG CCCAGAGAAGCTCTCGACGTCAGCGCAGGGTGAACATCGACCGGAAGCCGCGACAGGCGTATTCAACAAAACAACTGGAGAGGCTTGAGGAAGAATTTAAG ACCGACCGTTACCTGAGCGTCAGCAAGAGAATTGAATTATCCAAACACCTGGAGCTGACGGAGACTCAGATAAAGACATGGTTCCAGAACAGGCG GACCAAATGGAAAAAGCAAATGGCCGCCAAGCTGAAGCGTGATGGCCTTCTTAGCGCGCACATGTGGCCTCTGACTTCATATCCGCTACACCTTCACCAACCAATTCACCAGCCAGTACACCCGAACCCACTGTTTCACCTCTAG